From a region of the Macrobrachium nipponense isolate FS-2020 chromosome 20, ASM1510439v2, whole genome shotgun sequence genome:
- the LOC135219721 gene encoding dnaJ homolog subfamily C member 7-like, with product MEARVQSIRRRTKTEKPKNNALAEEDKAKGNTFYKLGRLEEACECFLRVLDVADADDEADYRLRLGLCLLLLGRHSEAMVHLEGLDGREDLVAAAKALQRMQRHGCPYYILGIAETANLKDIEWAYRKRALKFDPDRCQGSQEERQRREEIMQKVNYANDLLHDSEERGKYDAVREFIKDQEARVFQDPQEAMKVKRKRPGRRAKRMNTQGH from the coding sequence ATGGAAGCCAGAGTTCAGTCGATCCGAAGAAGAACGAAAACAGAAAAGCCTAAGAATAATGCCTTGGCTGAAGAAGACAAGGCAAAAGGAAACACGTTCTACAAGCTTGGACGCCTGGAAGAAGCttgtgaatgtttcctcagagtACTGGATGTGGCCGACGCCGACGACGAAGCGGACTACAGGCTGAGACTGGGATTGTGTCTCTTGTTGCTTGGCAGACACAGCGAAGCTATGGTCCATCTTGAAGGATTAGATGGTCGAGAAGATTTGGTTGCAGCCGCCAAAGCCCTGCAAAGAATGCAACGTCACGGCTGCCCCTACTACATCCTGGGAATTGCCGAAACGGCTAATTTGAAGGATATAGAGTGGGCCTACAGGAAGCGGGCGCTCAAGTTCGATCCTGATAGGTGCCAAGGGTCTCAGGAAGAGCGACAACGCAGGGAGGAAATCATGCAGAAGGTCAACTATGCCAACGATCTCCTGCATGATtctgaagaaagaggaaaatacgACGCAGTCAGGGAGTTCATCAAGGACCAGGAAGCTAGAGTGTTTCAAGATCCTCAGGAGGCCATGAAAGTAAAAAGGAAGAGACCTGGAAGGAGAGCAAAGAGGATGAACACTCAAGGACACTAG